One Cydia fagiglandana chromosome 11, ilCydFagi1.1, whole genome shotgun sequence genomic region harbors:
- the LOC134668969 gene encoding protein ecdysoneless homolog — protein sequence MTQINGAKVVPLLEDSVECLFFSVNSADNFNWGALCLQLNTAIKNLSANYIWHRDEFRVHKPIEYATKEDIPEHLASITCFGDNIEDEWFIVYLVLELSKKFKNIIVQVRDDDGEFLLIEAADYLPSWANPDSTENRIFIYQGHIHIIPPNLQRGADLNLKDALQMIACASDKTVASNAIQTSILTRIGNYPEKMYELFHRTVVKLPVDIAALISLKPALIAPLVNAFCNHDVLDAKACKNIEYDDCVIIGTKFTKCLYAMLMHAKPLKNINFKEMNDKKCVIGHKLTAGYQILMNKTNLDIFASKQFKNFMSKLNASGYFKNNIEGSKDYNELLKNAKEFYSVMECPINSQVANEISNLKLSTEFAQTREALLQKKSTGEEFKLDDEDWLKIDPDQLNELLNSRYGKKTKFNDDDTLTANNITSKLSSFLMKTSDFEGIETTKDDSNGNVEFDPDDFVNSVQKMLDMIAIGKEASDSDEDNLSSGDDMEQDEELEAIKQEGLQDNKTILHNIIQSMKEEGLSGPSSNLMKSVGFQKTDLLDSDDDE from the exons ATGACACAAATTAATGGAGCTAAAGTCGTACCGCTACTCGAGGATTCTGTTGAGTGTTTATTCTTTTCGGTGAATTCAGCAGATAATTTTAATTGGGGTGCTTTGTGTTTGCAGTTAAACACTGCCATAAAAAACTTATCTGCTAATTATATTTGGCACAGGGATGAATTCAGAGTTCATAAACCGATTGAATATGCTACCAAAGAGG ATATACCTGAACACCTTGCTAGCATCACATGTTTCGGTGATAACATTGAGGATGAGTGGTTTATTGTGTACCTGGTACTAGAACTAAGTAAAAAATTCAAGAATATAATAGTACAAGTTCGAGATGATGATGGAGAATTCTTGCTCATTGAAGCTGCAGATTACTTACCTTCATGGGCAAATCCTGATAGTACAGAGAATAGA atatttatttatcaagGCCATATTCACATAATACCTCCTAATCTTCAAAGAGGTGCAGACTTAAATTTAAAAGATGCCCTACAGATGATTGCTTGTGCATCCGATAAAACAGTGGCTTCTAATGCAATTCAAACTTCAATTTTAACAAGAATTGGAAATTACCCTGAGAAAATGTATGAGTTATTTCACAGAACTGTGGTTAAGCTACCAGTGGATATTGCTGCATTGATTTCTCTTAAACCTGCTCTTATAGCCCCACTCGTAAATGCATTCTGCAATCATGATGTCCTAGATGCTAAGGCTTGTAAGAACATTGAATATGATGATTGTGTTATTATTGGTACTAAATTTACCAAGTGTTTATATGCCATGCTAATGCATGCTAAGCCACTgaaaaatattaactttaaagAAATGAATGACAAGAAATGTGTTATAGGTCACAAATTGACTGCAGGTTATCAAATTCTGATGAACAAAACCAATTTAGACATATTTGcatcaaaacaatttaaaaactttatgaGCAAATTGAATGCTAGtggatattttaaaaataacattgaaGGCTCTAAAGACTACAATGAGCTATTGAAAAATGCTAAAGAATTTTATTCTGTTATGGAATGCCCTATAAATTCACAAGTGGCAAATGAAATTTCTAACTTGAAATTATCTACAGAATTTGCTCAAACTAGAGAAGCATTGCTACAAAAAAAATCAACTGGAGAAGAATTCAAACTAGATGATGAAGATTGGCTCAAGATTGATCCAGATCAGTTAAATGAACTACTTAACTCAAGATATggtaaaaaaactaaatttaatgatgatgatacttTGACTGCCAATAATATAACATCAAAATTGTCATCTTTTCTCATGAAAACATCAGATTTTGAGGGTATTGAAACTACTAAAGATGATTCCAATGGAAATGTTGAATTTGATCCAGACGACTTTGTCAACTCCGTTCAGAAGATGTTAGATATGATTGCTATTGGTAAAGAGGCATCTGATAGTGATGAGGATAATTTAAGTAGTGGAGATGATATGGAGCAAGATGAAGAATTAGAAGCCATCAAACAAGAAGGGTTGCAAGATAACAAGACAATATTGCATAATATCATTCAAAGTATGAAAGAAGAAGGATTGTCTGGACCTTCCAGTAATTTAATGAAATCTGTTGGGTTTCAAAAAACAGATTTGTTGGActctgatgatgatgagtaa
- the LOC134668980 gene encoding dehydrogenase/reductase SDR family member 4 — protein sequence MIRSLGILSMGGKSFTSVKPYSVSAEMNNRLKGKVAIVTASTDGIGYAIAKRLGNEGASVVICSRKENNVQRAVDELRKEGITVEGVACHVGNAEQRKKLFDIANDKFGGLDILVSNAAVNPGVSPVLETEENVWDKIFEINVKCSWLLAKEAYPNLVKRGGGSIVFISSIAGYQPMSPLGAYSVSKTTLLGLTKAIAKEVVTDNIRVNCVAPGIVATKFASAITSSEAAKEQSLSIVPMQRFGKPSEIAAAVAFLASNDASYVTGETIVVAGGAHAHL from the exons ATGATCCGTTCCCTGGGAATTTTGTCAATGGGAGGTAAAAGCTTCACCTCAGTAAAGCCCTACAGTGTTAGTGCTGAAATGAATAATCGACTAAAGGGCAAAGTTGCTATAGTCACGGCATCAACTGACGG TATAGGATATGCCATTGCAAAGCGGCTTGGAAATGAAGGTGCATCAGTGGTAATATGCAGTAGAAAAGAGAACAATGTTCAGAGAGCAGTTGATGAGCTTCGCAAAGAAGGAATTACCGTGGAGGGTGTAGCATGCCATGTTGGGAATGCTGAACAGAGGAAGAAATTGTTTGATATT GCTAATGACAAATTTGGGGGCCTAGATATATTAGTCTCAAATGCTGCAGTTAATCCAGGAGTGTCACCAGTTTTGGAG aCAGAAGAAAATGTTTGGGACAAAATATTTGAAATCAATGTGAAATGCTCTTGGTTGCTGGCTAAGGAAGCCTACCCCAATCTTGTTAAGCGAGGGGGAGGCAGCATCGTATTTATTTCATCTATAGCTGGCTATCAACCTATGTCT CCTTTAGGTGCATACAGCGTGAGTAAGACAACATTGCTAGGATTGACCAAGGCTATCGCAAAGGAAGTCGTCACTGACAACATAAGAGTTAATTGCGTCGCACCAGGCATCGTTGCTACGAAATTTGCTTCAGCT ATTACCAGCTCAGAAGCAGCTAAGGAGCAGAGCTTATCAATTGTGCCGATGCAGAGATTTGGAAAGCCATCTGAAATAGCTGCGGCTGTGGCGTTTTTAGCGTCGAATGACGCGAGTTATGTCACCGGCGAGACCATCGTGGTGGCGGGCGGCGCTCACGCTCATCTGTAA
- the LOC134668921 gene encoding xylosyltransferase oxt, whose amino-acid sequence MAIFCRRFYYKYGKCLLITILLAFFAQILIAINYFPSANDNLLYNAYKSSAKQDLGDVSARKIGPGFDDDEDFPAKAKAQNKPVAHLRVEELDFKPICEITSREAISAIHRAKTQSCKEQIVNKTCLIQGGSFYPRSLPNNCQGKGLTYGKHLGCYQDEKKLRILSSFYGNYANTNSRVTCLDICVQAGFPYAGVQYASECFCGENVPSASAKISDAACDMKCPADPSSTCGGYFTMNVFETGLAKFNSVTPAVSSSTNEPVRIIFLLTLNGRALRQVHRLINALYRTSHYFYIHIDARQDYLFRKLLALEKQFSNIRLARNRFSTIWGGASLLTMLLTSMKDIINLGWQWDFVINLSESDYPIKSLENMESFLAANKGLNFVKSHGREVQRFIKKQGLDKTFIECETHMWRVGERKLPRGIIIDGGSDWIALSPEFVSYIIGEQDELLTGLDIVFKHTLLPAESFFHTVLRNSYFCNTYVDNNLHVTNWKRKLGCKCQYKHVVDWCGCSPNDFKTEDWPRIQNTQDRQLFFARKFEPIINQEIITRVESFIGFNDHHLIQNLEAYWQSIYNTDDLTASTDDTLLTHAESIIRQNSKILLDKGCSLDTDEIIEINTYNFADVYKGNLILHKVYTENGESVLMETWYKPQKHLELNFESSYVDNVKIFKVSSQYDQKEMIFRNLGSILGPLSEPNLLYRFAPHFDKQFENLTVLWMDPAGLIADINYIHLEENNLTNFIKPSLKVPLLPGVWKVGLFESKSNLIALTKFLITPLQYFSGKELSHQEANIIHSGSQSAYKNFSHIKPINFLPGPDDSLLLQKISSSNTRRIQQDLREWIDGLTSDFYNVLGSCVVSTSNSPDKKFICGKHSFEYCKSTEWSSLSPDPKGSIGKLNIKTGRLERV is encoded by the exons ATGGCTATTTTTTGTCGCAGGTTTTATTACAAGTATGGAAAGTGCTTATTGATAACAATTTTGTTAGCATTTTTTGCTCAAATTCTCATCGctattaattattttccttctgCTAATGACAACTTACTGTACAATGCATACAAATCTTCTGCCAAGCAAGATTTGGGAGACGTTTCGGCTCGAAAAATTGGACCGGGTTTCGACGATGACGAAGATTTCCCGGCGAAAGCCAAGGCTCAAAATAAACCTGTCGCCCATTTGCGGGTAGAAGAACTAGATTTTAAACCAATTTGCGAGATAACAAGCCGAGAAGCGATATCTGCTATTCACAGGGCCAAGACACAATCTTGTAAGGAACAGATAGTTAATAAAACTTGCTTGATTCAGGGCGGAAGTTTTTACCCAAGATCATTACCAAATAATTGCCAAGGCAAAGGATTGACTTATGGAAAACATTTAGGTTGTTACCAAGATGAGAAGAAGCTGAGAATACTTTCTAGTTTTTATGGGAACTATGCTAACACTAATTCTAGGGTGACTTGTTTGGATATTTGTGTACAAGCAGGATTTCCTTATGCCGGAGTTCAATATGC TTCAGAGTGTTTTTGTGGAGAGAATGTTCCTTCTGCTTCAGCCAAGATTTCTGATGCTGCCTGTGACATGAAATGCCCTGCTGATCCCTCCAGTACATGTGGTGGCTATTTTACAATGAATGTGTTTGAAACAGGACTTGCTA AATTCAATTCAGTTACTCCAGCAGTTTCTAGCAGCACCAATGAGCCAGTCAGAATTATATTTCTTTTGACATTAAATGGACGCGCTTTACGACAAGTTCACAGACTTATCAATGCTCTCTACAGAACAAGTCACTATTTCTACATACATATTGATGCG CGCCAAGATTATTTGTTCAGAAAACTGTTAGCACTTGAAAAACAATTCTCAAATATTAGATTGGCCAGAAACAGATTTTCCACCATTTGGGGTGGAGCATCTTTGCTTACTATGCTTTTAACATCTATGAAAGATATTATAAATTTAGGTTGGCAATGGGATTTTGTAATCAATTTAAGTGAGAGTGACTACCCAATCAAATCTTTGGAAAACATGGAAAGTTTCCTAGCTGCTAATAAAGGTCTCAATTTTGTCAAATCACATGGAAGAGAGGTACAAAGATTTATTAAGAAACAAGGACTGGATAAGACTTTCATTGAATGTGAAACTCACATGTGGCGTGTAGGCGAAAGGAAATTACCTAGAGGAATAATCATTGATGGTGGAAGTGATTGGATAGCATTGTCCCCTGAATTCGTCTCTTACATAATAGGTGAACAAGATGAGTTGCTGACCGGATTGGACATCGTTTTTAAGCACACCCTTCTACCAGCTGAATCATTTTTTCACACTGTTTTAAGGAATTCTTATTTTTGCAATACTTATGTCGACAACAACTTGCATGTGACCAATTGGAAAAGAAAATTAGGCTGCAAATGTCAATACAAACATGTGGTTGATTGGTGTGGATGCTCTCCTAATGACTTCAAGACCGAAGACTGGCCAAGAATTCAGAACACTCAAGACAGGCAGTTATTTTTTGCAAGGAAATTTGAGCCTATTATTAATCAGGAAATTATTACTAGAGTTGAAAGTTTTATTGGATTCAATGACCATCACCTAATACAGAATTTGGAAGCTTACTGGCAGAGCATTTACAACACAGATGATCTAACAGCTAGCACTGACGATACCCTGTTAACGCACGCTGAAAGCATAATTCGACAGAATTCGAAAATTCTACTTGATAAGGGGTGCTCGTTAGATACTGATGagattattgaaataaacactTATAACTTTGCAGATGTATATAAAGGAAATCTGATATTACATAAAGTATATACGGAAAATGGAGAAAGCGTGTTAATGGAGACTTGGTATAAGCCACAGAAACATTTAGAATTAAATTTTGAAAGTAGTTATGTAGAcaatgttaaaatatttaaagtaagctcACAGTATGACCAAAAAGAAATGATTTTTAGAAATTTAGGGTCTATTTTGGGTCCTCTATCTGAACCAAATTTGTTGTATCGGTTTGCACCTCACTTTGACAAGCAGTTTGAAAATTTAACTGTTCTTTGGATGGATCCCGCGGGGTTAATTGCGGATATTAATTACATCCACCTAGAAGAAAATAATCTTACCAATTTTATCAAACCCAGCCTCAAGGTGCCACTGTTGCCTGGAGTTTGGAAAGTTGGTCTTTTTGAAAGTAAGTCAAATTTAATAGCAttaacaaaattcctgattacaccATTACAGTATTTCTCGGGAAAAGAACTTTCTCACCAAGAAGCAAATATAATTCACAGTGGGTCACAGAGCGCTTATAAAAACTTTTCCCACATAAAACCTATTAACTTTTTGCCTGGGCCTGATGACAGTTTATTGTTACAAAAAATTTCTTCTTCCAATACCAGAAGAATACAGCAGGATTTGAGAGAGTGGATAGATGGATTAACTTCAGACTTTTACAATGTTTTAGGTTCATGTGTAGTATCAACTAGTAATAGTCCTGACAAAAAGTTTATTTGTGGTAAGCATTCATTTGAATACTGCAAATCCACAGAATGGAGCTCTTTGTCGCCAGATCCTAAAGGGTCTATAGGTAAATTAAACATTAAGACTGGTCGCCTGGAAAGGGTATGA
- the LOC134668922 gene encoding ATP-dependent DNA helicase Q4, translated as MDIIESIKKDKAYIKYKLIVKNWENEFKNTHSRTPSKFDIKEAPSKIKYAYKKYFQLKSSALENSLSICIDDEPLGSPDQSHFESAFETLSPPTEQLVATLPSGPQLNELLSNVTSFKKEPLKNIQTLSPFTDKLSKKLFQNKQFSLRNPRKLSLHKSQSMIESKIENDSELNKNESLSTIPQIDSQKFSILADKSTLSNNDLPRTFGTSTPDIKKTPTIRKLNQGWLERATGMSLHDMPTSTSGENTKTFGLGNISVPVIAPVGKLRVEERIAAQPDEDKCEDFVENSESEGEDVSFSKLKPALKKRKLEDAINITRAQPLDDHAKTSKVELDKSQSPEKPSKNKRKKRVVKKEPKNIDSDTKGQHPPDIAEYMPFGIENVKPRHSNVTNILKTVEDSVKYDNIENDTEATGKLENKIKNGTLNDNFVRINIEKKVFVRGKKSINFSKYKKQQYKDKKALHAGMEFPEAGKMLCFKCGKSGHMARYCTAHKGETLLPLESYDDNNIPSLEDIENIVNNETNKLSLPEQLSTSVYEASAIPESFLKMLADTPSSDEREVKPIYSNCEETSTALHEALAMFDHKCFRPGQEQAIKRILAGMSTLLILSTGGGKSLCYQLPAYIYSQHYKCITLVISPLVSLMEDQVLSMPDFLKAGCLHTNQPPTQRKKIIQCLKDGEINILLISPEALISGDSSNGFAGLFKSLPPIAFACIDEAHCVSQWSHNFRPSYLMICRVLREKLNVKCILGLTATASQSTIRSVISHIDIPDGLTGVITNPALPDNLYLSVSFEKDKDRALVSYLTSERISSFNSIIVYCIRRDECERVAAVLRSSLQEPGKISMEAKNKKRKRMSYISEAYHAGMSGAQRKKIQKQFMDGTLRIIVATVAFGMGINKSDIRCIIHYNMPSSFESYVQEVGRAGRDGQPAYCHVFMSSSSSDKNELLKHIHANTIDRSTVRKLLQKVFIPCDCTKRNDESTSKSANSVQRCKGHEVGIPIDVTVEELDLPSENIATLLCYIELHPKKYIKVLNNAYTMCKISSYGGPQKIIEAAKTCPPLAMAVLMESKKQKDISKLSVLEFDVIEVAAAIGWESGMTKYHLKNLEWITDGATSRRSQLKIEFHTLGFKIKASGDLTPAELDCMLDDLHNLVMIQEKAMLYQLEESHAAFTKLGSNSVAGTELSQDSLVAKSNELKSTIRNYFQREEHFSSDIECQERPIDTERVISDVRALIASYRDCSFNGRSIARIFQGISSPNFPAIVWGRCKFWRAHIHEDFYGIIRLATQQLIQMKNV; from the coding sequence ATGGACATCATTGAATCAATTAAAAAAGACAAAGCCTATATCAAATACAAATTGATAGTTAAAAATTGGGAGAATGAATTCAAAAACACTCACTCACGAACACCTTctaaatttgacattaaagaagCTCCATCTAAGATAAAGTATGCTTACAAGAAATATTTTCAGTTAAAAAGTTCAGCACTAGAAAACTCATTGTCTATATGTATTGATGATGAGCCTCTTGGATCTCCTGATCAATCACACTTTGAAAGTGCCTTTGAAACTTTAAGTCCTCCTACTGAACAACTAGTTGCCACCTTGCCTAGTGGACCCCAACTTAATGAATTACTGTCTAATGTAACATCATTTAAAAAAGAGCCtttgaaaaatattcaaacGCTAAGCCCATTCACAGACAAGCTTTCAAAAAAACTGTTTCAGAATAAGCAGTTTTCCTTGAGGAATCCTAGGAAATTATCATTGCATAAGTCACAATCTATGATTGAAAGCAAAATTGAGAATGACAGTGAGTTGAACAAGAATGAAAGTTTGTCCACCATACCACAAATTGATAGTCAGAAATTTTCTATCCTAGCAGACAAGAGTACTTTGAGTAATAATGATTTACCCAGAACCTTTGGCACTAGCACCCCAGATATTAAGAAAACTCCTACTATTAGAAAACTTAATCAGGGATGGCTAGAAAGGGCAACTGGAATGTCATTACATGATATGCCAACCTCAACCTCAggtgaaaatactaaaacatttGGTTTGGGAAATATTTCAGTACCAGTTATTGCACCAGTTGGCAAGCTGAGAGTAGAAGAGAGGATTGCGGCTCAGCCTGATGAAGATAAATGTGAAGATTTTGTAGAAAATAGTGAATCGGAAGGGGAAGATGTCTCTTTTTCCAAACTGAAGCCAGCCCTTAAAAAAAGGAAACTAGAGGATGCAATAAATATTACCAGAGCACAACCACTGGATGATCATGCAAAAACTAGCAAAGTAGAACTTGATAAAAGTCAAAGTCCAGAAAAACCctctaaaaataaaagaaaaaagagaGTTGTGAAAAAAGAGCCTAAAAATATAGATAGTGATACTAAAGGACAACACCCTCCTGACATTGCAGAATATATGCCATTTGGCATTGAAAATGTAAAGCCGAGGCATTCTAATGTCACAAACATACTGAAAACTGTGGAAGACTCAGTTAAATATGACAATATTGAAAACGATACTGAAGCTACAGgtaaattagaaaataaaataaaaaatggtacTCTAAATGATAACTTTGTAAGAATAAACATAGAGAAAAAAGTATTTGTCCGTggcaaaaaaagtataaatttttCCAAGTACAAGAAACAGCAATATAAAGACAAGAAAGCTCTTCATGCTGGCATGGAGTTTCCAGAGGCAGGAAAGATGTTATGTTTCAAGTGTGGTAAGTCAGGCCATATGGCAAGATATTGCACAGCTCATAAAGGAGAAACTCTTTTGCCATTAGAAAGCTATGACGACAATAATATTCCCTCTTTAGAAGATATagagaacattgttaataacgaaacaaataaattatctCTCCCAGAACAACTTAGTACATCTGTTTATGAAGCCAGTGCTATTCCGGAGTCATTCCTGAAAATGCTTGCTGACACACCCTCAAGTGATGAAAGAGAAGTTAAACCAATATATTCCAATTGTGAGGAAACATCAACTGCTTTACATGAAGCACTTGCTATGTTTGATCACAAATGTTTTCGACCTGGTCAAGAACAAGCAATCAAGCGTATACTAGCTGGTATGTCCACATTGTTAATATTGTCAACAGGTGGAGGAAAATCACTCTGCTATCAACTCCCAGCATATATTTACAGCCAGCACTACAAATGCATTACTTTAGTCATATCACCACTGGTTTCCCTGATGGAGGACCAAGTGTTAAGTATGCCAGATTTCCTCAAAGCTGGATGCTTACATACAAATCAGCCACCAACACAACGCaagaaaattattcaatgtttgAAGGATGGGGAGATAAATATTCTCCTTATATCACCAGAAGCATTAATATCAGGCGACTCATCAAATGGGTTTGCAGGGTTGTTCAAATCATTGCCACCCATTGCATTTGCGTGCATTGACGAAGCACATTGTGTTTCACAATGGAGCCACAACTTCAGACCGAGTTATTTAATGATTTGTAGGGTGCTACGAGAAAAGCTAAACGTTAAATGCATCCTTGGCCTAACTGCAACTGCAAGTCAATCAACAATAAGAAGTGTGATTAGTCATATTGACATACCTGATGGATTGACTGGAGTTATAACTAACCCCGCCCTTCCTGATAACCTATACTTGTCAGTATCATTTGAGAAAGACAAAGATAGGGCATTGGTTTCGTACCTGACTTCGGAACGTATAAGTTCCTTTAATTCTATTATAGTATATTGTATAAGAAGAGATGAATGTGAAAGAGTGGCTGCTGTGCTAAGATCATCCCTTCAAGAACCTGGGAAGATTAGTATGgaagcaaaaaacaaaaaaaggaaGAGAATGTCCTACATATCTGAAGCTTACCATGCTGGCATGTCTGGAGCTCAGAGAAAGAAAATTCAAAAGCAGTTCATGGATGGCACATTAAGAATAATAGTGGCTACTGTAGCTTTTGGCATGGGAATAAACAAGTCTGATATCAGATGCATCATTCATTATAATATGCCAAGCAGTTTTGAATCCTATGTGCAAGAAGTCGGCAGAGCAGGAAGGGATGGACAACCTGCCTATTGTCATGTGTTTATGAGCAGTAGCAGCAGCGATAAGAATGAGTTGCTAAAACATATCCACGCAAACACAATAGATAGATCAACAGTCAGAAAATTACTTCAAAAAGTGTTTATCCCTTGTGACTGCACCAAACGCAATGACGAATCAACATCGAAATCGGCAAATTCTGTACAAAGATGTAAAGGACATGAGGTTGGCATTCCAATTGATGTCACAGTGGAAGAATTAGACTTGCCTTCTGAAAATATTGCAACCTTACTATGTTACATAGAGCTGCATCCAAAGAAGTATATTAAAGTACTGAATAATGCTTACACAATGTGCAAAATTTCGTCTTATGGAGGGCCGCAAAAGATTATTGAAGCTGCAAAAACTTGTCCTCCCCTAGCAATGGCTGTTTTAATGgagtcaaaaaagcaaaaagataTATCAAAACTAAGTGTTTTGGAATTTGATGTTATTGAGGTAGCTGCTGCCATAGGTTGGGAAAGTGGCAtgacaaaatatcatttgaaaaatTTAGAGTGGATAACAGACGGTGCAACATCTCGACGATCACAACTTAAGATAGAATTTCATACCCTCGGCTTTAAGATTAAAGCGTCAGGTGACCTCACACCAGCTGAACTCGACTGCATGCTGGACGATCTTCACAACTTAGTCATGATCCAGGAAAAAGCTATGTTATATCAGTTAGAAGAAAGCCACGCAGCATTTACTAAACTTGGCAGCAACTCTGTGGCAGGCACTGAATTATCCCAAGATAGTCTTGTCGCGAAATCTAACGAGCTTAAGTCGACAATACGTAATTATTTCCAAAGGGAGGAGCACTTTTCTAGTGATATTGAATGCCAAGAACGTCCTATAGACACAGAAAGAGTGATAAGTGACGTAAGAGCTTTAATTGCTTCATATAGAGATTGTAGCTTCAATGGACGTAGTATAGCAAGAATATTTCAAGGTATATCTTCACCAAACTTTCCGGCTATCGTTTGGGGCAGGTGTAAATTTTGGAGAGCCCATATTCATGAGGATTTTTACGGAATCATCCGATTAGCGACACAACAGCTAATtcaaatgaaaaatgtttaa